From a single Micromonospora carbonacea genomic region:
- a CDS encoding CDP-alcohol phosphatidyltransferase family protein, whose translation MRRVQHGPLAGLVSLFVLLAGIGATVGLGPAGWLAGTAYGMVLSGLLARALRGAGESGLGPADVVTLGRAVLIGGVTALVADGFTRAVPVPLLVGLAAVALLLDAVDGQVARRTGTASDLGARFDMEVDAYLILLLGVHLAPTAGVWVLTLGAMRYAFVAAGWTSPWLRGSLPPRRWRKVVAALQGIVLVVAAAGVLPPVGATVLLAGAFALLVESFGRDVGWLWRHRPVAGRDGAALRRDDPVRVPAHLPA comes from the coding sequence GTGCGCAGGGTTCAACACGGTCCGCTGGCAGGTCTGGTCAGCCTGTTCGTCCTGCTGGCGGGGATCGGCGCGACCGTCGGCCTCGGGCCGGCGGGCTGGCTCGCCGGCACGGCGTACGGAATGGTCCTGAGCGGGCTGCTCGCCCGGGCGCTGCGCGGGGCGGGCGAGTCCGGCCTGGGGCCGGCGGACGTGGTGACGTTGGGCCGGGCGGTGCTGATCGGCGGGGTGACGGCCCTGGTGGCCGACGGCTTCACCCGGGCCGTGCCGGTGCCGTTGCTGGTCGGCCTCGCCGCCGTGGCGCTGCTGCTCGACGCCGTCGACGGGCAGGTGGCGCGGCGCACCGGCACCGCGAGCGACCTCGGGGCCCGGTTCGACATGGAGGTCGACGCGTACCTCATCCTGCTGCTGGGCGTGCACCTGGCGCCGACGGCCGGGGTCTGGGTGCTGACCCTCGGCGCGATGCGGTACGCCTTCGTGGCGGCCGGCTGGACGTCGCCGTGGCTGCGTGGGTCGCTGCCGCCGCGGCGGTGGCGTAAGGTCGTCGCCGCGCTCCAGGGCATCGTCCTGGTCGTCGCCGCGGCCGGGGTCCTGCCGCCGGTCGGGGCGACGGTGCTGCTGGCCGGGGCGTTCGCGCTGCTCGTCGAGTCCTTCGGGCGCGACGTCGGGTGGCTGTGGCGGCACCGTCCGGTCGCCGGGCGCGACGGCGCGGCCCTGCGCCGGGACGACCCGGTCCGGGTGCCGGCCCACCTGCCGGCCTGA